A DNA window from Nitrospira sp. contains the following coding sequences:
- a CDS encoding exported protein of unknown function (Evidence 5 : Unknown function; MaGe:77308518): protein MKQRSFRLGLLTLLLLSISNCAPITAPDMRTTKPIVLCVDCDQKFDPDTHEKVLKDLLSNTYIGELRKALYWQDSVHQFQSKAHFDNCDFDSATNYIDSLLSETDDHVIAAQKAQNDGDDGDLQAAIRKAFFSIGQALHAIQDFYAHSNYVELMKDSVKRLTDLEVVAPWRPEGKTRIIKLREKGLVSGYVFWGFPQKCSSCSSSHADLAKDSVTTTSGQVKVSHLGNITQYGIAVFLASEASQELLRDAFRQWPLLKELNGPNVAFEVLIDRR, encoded by the coding sequence ATGAAACAACGATCCTTTAGGCTCGGGCTTCTGACACTGCTATTGCTCTCTATTAGCAATTGTGCACCTATTACTGCACCAGACATGAGAACTACTAAGCCTATTGTGCTATGCGTGGACTGTGATCAAAAATTCGACCCAGACACTCACGAAAAGGTTTTAAAAGATCTACTCAGCAACACTTATATTGGAGAGCTTCGAAAAGCTTTGTACTGGCAGGATTCCGTGCATCAGTTCCAATCGAAAGCTCACTTTGACAACTGTGATTTCGACTCAGCCACGAACTACATAGACTCACTCCTGTCTGAAACCGATGACCATGTGATCGCTGCACAGAAGGCACAGAACGATGGAGACGACGGTGATCTTCAGGCCGCTATACGGAAGGCCTTTTTTTCCATTGGTCAAGCACTCCATGCAATTCAAGACTTCTACGCCCATTCGAACTACGTTGAACTAATGAAAGATAGCGTCAAAAGGCTAACCGACCTGGAAGTCGTCGCGCCATGGCGCCCCGAGGGTAAGACGCGAATCATCAAGCTTCGAGAGAAAGGTTTGGTATCGGGCTATGTCTTCTGGGGTTTCCCTCAGAAATGCTCATCCTGCTCAAGCTCTCACGCTGACCTGGCCAAGGATAGCGTGACAACAACGAGTGGCCAGGTGAAGGTCTCGCATCTTGGAAACATTACTCAATATGGTATCGCCGTCTTCCTAGCAAGTGAGGCCTCACAAGAACTTTTACGCGACGCGTTCAGGCAATGGCCACTGCTCAAGGAACTGAACGGCCCAAATGTGGCATTCGAAGTACTAATTGACCGGAGGTGA
- a CDS encoding hypothetical protein (Evidence 4 : Unknown function but conserved in other organisms; MaGe:77308522): MLFITSRMPTLNTEPELNANFVFDLRNNSSSRGFFCCNRDKNGAIKELGSKNFLSAVKESKYRQVLIYIHGFSNLPEDVFTDAEEFQSLCNKEKNGELLVVPIIWPCDNDLGIIKDYWDDQKAADQSAFAFARMFQKFMEWRNSSDANPDDDPCLKRINVLAHSMGNRVLRQTLSLWRKYHQPSGLPLLFRNTFLVAADILNESLHKGAAGESISHASRNVVVYYASDDLALRASKVSNLKNAEASRRLGHTGPEDMALTPKNVYAIDCDDVNTAYDPPKGHSYFRSGKKKGQPGVVFDHIFETVLTGRVFPNEENRKSSILELPRSRART; this comes from the coding sequence ATGCTCTTCATCACCAGTCGAATGCCGACACTCAATACGGAGCCGGAACTGAACGCGAACTTCGTCTTCGATCTGCGAAACAATTCGTCGAGTCGCGGATTTTTCTGCTGCAATCGGGACAAGAACGGCGCGATTAAAGAACTCGGCAGCAAGAATTTCTTAAGCGCCGTTAAAGAATCGAAATACCGTCAGGTGCTCATCTATATTCACGGTTTCTCGAATCTTCCTGAAGATGTGTTTACCGATGCGGAGGAATTTCAATCCCTCTGCAACAAGGAGAAGAACGGTGAGTTGTTGGTGGTTCCCATCATCTGGCCGTGCGATAACGATTTGGGCATCATCAAGGACTATTGGGACGATCAGAAGGCGGCGGACCAAAGCGCATTTGCGTTCGCCCGCATGTTTCAGAAATTCATGGAGTGGAGGAATTCGTCCGACGCGAATCCCGACGACGATCCCTGCCTCAAACGGATCAACGTCTTGGCGCATTCCATGGGCAATCGCGTGCTCCGTCAGACGCTCAGTTTGTGGAGGAAGTACCACCAGCCGAGCGGATTACCGCTCCTATTTCGAAATACGTTTCTGGTCGCCGCGGATATTCTAAACGAATCTCTGCACAAGGGCGCGGCCGGCGAATCGATCAGCCACGCCTCGCGCAATGTCGTGGTGTATTACGCCTCGGACGATTTGGCGCTTCGTGCGAGCAAGGTTTCGAATCTCAAGAATGCCGAAGCGTCCCGCCGCCTCGGCCATACCGGTCCTGAAGATATGGCCCTGACACCCAAGAATGTCTATGCCATCGATTGCGACGACGTGAACACGGCGTACGATCCGCCGAAGGGTCATTCGTATTTCAGATCCGGAAAGAAAAAAGGGCAGCCCGGGGTGGTGTTCGATCATATTTTTGAAACGGTCCTCACCGGCCGTGTGTTTCCGAACGAGGAGAATAGAAAGTCGAGCATTTTGGAACTGCCTCGATCGAGGGCCAGAACCTGA
- a CDS encoding Peptide methionine sulfoxide reductase MsrB (MaGe:77308525), with amino-acid sequence MAPKIDIPAIVKVTKADDEWKKQLSPAAYKVLRHEDTERAFTSPLHENHASGIYYCAGCDLPAYSSEQKFDSGTGWPSFWQPIDPTVVETRTDSKFFMTRTEVHCARCGGHQGHIFDDGPKPTGLRYCINGVSLKFIAG; translated from the coding sequence ATGGCTCCCAAGATTGACATCCCGGCCATTGTGAAAGTGACGAAAGCCGACGACGAATGGAAGAAGCAGCTGTCGCCTGCGGCCTATAAAGTGTTGCGGCATGAGGATACGGAACGAGCCTTTACGAGTCCGCTGCATGAGAATCACGCCTCCGGCATCTACTACTGCGCGGGCTGCGATCTCCCCGCCTATTCATCGGAACAGAAGTTCGACAGCGGCACCGGCTGGCCCAGCTTCTGGCAGCCGATCGATCCCACGGTAGTCGAGACGCGCACCGATTCGAAATTCTTCATGACGCGCACGGAAGTTCACTGTGCCCGCTGCGGCGGCCACCAGGGGCATATCTTCGACGACGGCCCGAAGCCGACCGGGCTCCGGTACTGCATCAACGGCGTCTCATTGAAATTTATCGCCGGGTAA
- a CDS encoding Y1Tnp domain-containing protein (MaGe:77308521) produces MARPLRIEFPGAVYHVTSRGNARQDIVTDDQDRSQWLILLAHVVERYGWRCHAYCLMDNHYHLLIETPQPTLSLGMRQLNGRYTQAYNRRHHRVGHLFQGRFTAILVEKEPYLLELCRYVVLNPVRAMMVPHPRRWAWSSYRATVGEMQAPGWLTTDWILGQFGQRVGPAQEKYRAFVAEGRGGPRPWEQLMGQIYLGSEEFVAQHQPNRVIRDIPRRQTQAQRPSLRVVFQRTGTPTQLIHVATRQYGYRLVEIAEYLGVHPATVSRRVMRAERDGV; encoded by the coding sequence ATGGCCCGCCCGCTCCGCATCGAATTCCCCGGCGCCGTCTATCACGTTACCAGTCGCGGCAATGCCCGGCAGGATATCGTGACGGACGACCAGGACCGTTCCCAGTGGCTCATCTTGCTGGCCCATGTCGTTGAGCGCTATGGCTGGCGGTGCCATGCCTACTGTCTCATGGACAATCACTATCATCTCCTGATCGAGACGCCGCAACCCACCCTGTCGCTCGGCATGCGGCAGCTCAATGGCCGCTATACGCAGGCGTACAACCGCCGGCATCATCGCGTGGGGCATCTCTTCCAGGGACGCTTCACGGCGATCCTGGTGGAAAAGGAGCCGTATCTGTTGGAACTCTGCCGGTACGTGGTGCTGAATCCGGTGCGCGCCATGATGGTGCCGCATCCTCGACGATGGGCGTGGAGTAGCTATCGGGCGACGGTGGGGGAGATGCAGGCGCCCGGCTGGCTCACCACGGACTGGATTCTCGGCCAGTTCGGGCAGCGAGTAGGCCCGGCCCAGGAAAAGTATCGTGCATTTGTCGCCGAGGGGCGCGGCGGGCCGAGGCCGTGGGAGCAGCTCATGGGGCAGATCTATCTAGGGTCAGAGGAGTTTGTCGCGCAGCACCAGCCCAATCGGGTGATCCGCGACATCCCTCGTCGGCAGACGCAGGCCCAGCGCCCATCGTTGCGCGTGGTGTTTCAGCGGACGGGGACGCCGACGCAGCTGATTCACGTGGCCACTCGCCAGTATGGGTATCGGCTGGTCGAGATCGCGGAGTATTTGGGCGTCCATCCAGCCACGGTGAGTCGGCGCGTGATGCGGGCCGAGCGCGACGGTGTGTGA
- a CDS encoding hypothetical protein (Evidence 4 : Unknown function but conserved in other organisms; MaGe:77308520) encodes MRPPELNVLFSINELDCRAPEDSGGDEPYMWILGFKVDADTITPRQGSLLPHMGVQIFDGAQQARQLLAEDLKEGNGPIAIPSHIGARSFRLRPAFLDMGGWFAGLTGLICILWDEDEFSAETVQKAHNKFKEIFGPTLANELDKLIDGGYDDQLSRNANGVVVSPPSSNALEWRLTRLGDSGARSNATSSITTVLKDEITAELKTVFLQSDPVTTIVDRDDSLGAEVQAHLGTDLRAPQAFSMRFTEDEADYTAHGHVSGTRVYHSLIDSQVFHAVRHFEYVSDVVAEVCWLPERVYFAYAYRLEQTIRLQLRPIISGAPTTIKWCLNDVILEDGAGQISVIFEPLDRYVGSPQDVLAYRYPGGSGTISYRNSGPVLDLTHTGGIGAFFGTVTAVYAYENDPPLTASGVNTRAELARRGYEDVVEIGFMGAEFEMDEQYRQDVKTCKRVVAEIDRKRISVNWGKAIIDPGDPPPTREQILEKADLETRIVSIASVRLLPHSTATARRVLKPKIAGKG; translated from the coding sequence ATGAGACCTCCTGAGCTAAATGTCTTATTTTCTATAAACGAGCTTGATTGTAGAGCCCCAGAAGATTCGGGTGGTGATGAGCCGTATATGTGGATTTTGGGGTTTAAGGTTGACGCCGATACAATAACTCCTCGACAGGGAAGCTTGCTCCCACACATGGGGGTCCAAATATTTGACGGCGCACAACAGGCCCGCCAATTGCTTGCTGAGGACCTGAAAGAGGGAAACGGACCTATAGCAATCCCCTCTCATATAGGGGCACGCAGTTTTCGATTGCGCCCGGCTTTTCTTGACATGGGTGGGTGGTTTGCTGGGCTTACGGGGCTTATCTGTATTCTTTGGGATGAAGATGAGTTTTCTGCCGAGACCGTTCAGAAAGCTCATAATAAGTTCAAGGAGATATTTGGACCAACTCTGGCCAATGAACTGGACAAGCTGATTGATGGAGGGTATGACGATCAACTTTCGCGCAATGCCAACGGTGTTGTTGTCTCACCTCCTTCGTCCAACGCACTCGAGTGGCGACTGACACGATTAGGAGATTCCGGAGCACGAAGTAACGCCACGAGCTCAATCACTACGGTATTAAAAGATGAGATTACTGCTGAATTAAAAACAGTTTTCTTGCAATCCGATCCCGTGACGACAATTGTGGATCGAGACGACAGCTTAGGAGCCGAGGTACAGGCTCATCTTGGCACAGATCTTAGAGCGCCACAGGCTTTCTCAATGCGATTTACGGAAGATGAAGCGGATTACACAGCACATGGACATGTATCCGGAACACGCGTATATCATTCTTTAATTGACAGTCAAGTCTTTCATGCTGTCCGGCACTTTGAGTATGTAAGCGATGTCGTTGCTGAGGTTTGTTGGCTCCCTGAAAGGGTATATTTTGCCTACGCTTATCGGTTGGAACAAACAATTCGCTTGCAATTGCGGCCTATAATCAGCGGTGCGCCGACTACAATAAAGTGGTGCCTCAATGACGTAATCCTAGAAGATGGTGCCGGACAGATTTCCGTGATATTCGAGCCTTTAGATAGATATGTCGGGTCACCACAGGATGTTCTGGCGTACCGTTATCCAGGAGGATCCGGCACAATATCATACCGCAACTCAGGGCCTGTGTTAGATCTAACCCATACTGGAGGCATTGGTGCGTTTTTTGGGACGGTAACTGCTGTTTATGCGTATGAAAATGATCCGCCGCTTACTGCGTCCGGTGTGAATACTCGTGCTGAGCTCGCGAGACGAGGCTATGAAGATGTTGTGGAAATTGGATTTATGGGAGCTGAGTTCGAAATGGACGAGCAATATCGACAAGACGTCAAAACATGCAAACGGGTGGTTGCCGAAATCGATCGCAAGCGAATTTCGGTAAACTGGGGAAAAGCAATCATCGATCCGGGAGATCCTCCGCCAACACGCGAACAGATTCTTGAGAAGGCTGACCTCGAGACGAGGATTGTATCCATTGCGAGCGTTCGCCTTCTGCCCCATTCAACAGCTACGGCACGTCGTGTCTTGAAACCGAAAATTGCCGGAAAAGGATAA
- a CDS encoding hypothetical protein (Evidence 5 : Unknown function; MaGe:77308523), translating into MISVIVPVLNAARFLPQVIEALEAQDFPSAEYEVLLIDNGSSDESVAVMKRYRKVRLLQEARRGAYVARNRAAGEAQGDILAFTDADRVVDKGWLRAILDGFATSDADVLLGRSRPASDSGLVALLADYENEKAAYVCQLGASRQQYAYTGNMAVRRRAWEKYGPFVELQRGADVVFVRRIVDCEPHGCVRYCDGMADRHLELCTSLDYFRKMSLYGSSILTYSRVIPALPLAVDDHIRILLRCVHRHHYSPWRTLWLGTGLLVGLVSYKSGAWRSTLETGLLPCLLDSSISKRRDMKPPTSLSIVIEWENAVLAGDERGKGALLRLAHEIRTFGKHRRVEVIVVYYPGDVDPVPLTQLVSDAFPHGMARLLTCDSGDYYELKNAGAKTATGDIVAFSDSDTHVEEGWLRQLIDPFSDPRIAAVAGNSYIESSTLLGKAFGAFWFFPSRTKSARLEPAKGIFANNFAVRRDIFGRLPFQPIPGTNRGACVRWRERMSDANLTIVQNPLARTAHPPPNGGTHFFIRALTHGRDAILLARDQGRPLESGVFGTLLRFVLNFARTTITPWTRRADLGLRAWEIVPVLLIGYVYYGTYFAGEVLTFLRPEWMRRRFRI; encoded by the coding sequence ATGATTAGCGTAATCGTTCCCGTCTTGAACGCCGCACGGTTTCTTCCTCAAGTCATCGAGGCTCTTGAAGCACAAGACTTTCCCTCTGCGGAATATGAAGTGCTTCTCATTGACAATGGTTCGAGCGACGAATCGGTCGCTGTCATGAAGCGGTATAGAAAGGTGCGCCTCCTGCAGGAGGCCAGGCGTGGAGCCTACGTGGCCCGCAACCGCGCCGCGGGAGAGGCCCAAGGCGATATCCTGGCGTTCACCGACGCAGATCGAGTCGTCGACAAGGGATGGTTGCGCGCGATTCTCGACGGCTTTGCGACAAGTGACGCCGACGTATTGTTGGGACGGTCGAGGCCCGCCTCCGACTCCGGCTTGGTCGCGTTGCTGGCTGATTATGAGAACGAGAAGGCCGCCTATGTCTGCCAACTTGGCGCTTCGCGCCAACAATATGCCTATACCGGCAACATGGCCGTGCGGCGCAGGGCCTGGGAGAAATACGGCCCGTTTGTGGAATTACAACGCGGCGCTGATGTCGTCTTCGTTCGGCGCATCGTCGACTGTGAGCCGCATGGCTGTGTGCGCTATTGTGACGGCATGGCCGATCGCCATCTGGAATTATGTACAAGCCTGGACTACTTTCGAAAGATGTCTCTGTATGGATCGAGTATTCTGACCTATAGCCGGGTCATCCCGGCCCTCCCGCTCGCAGTGGACGACCACATACGGATTCTGCTCCGCTGTGTCCACCGACACCACTATTCCCCCTGGCGAACTCTTTGGCTTGGAACGGGTCTCTTGGTCGGTTTGGTCTCGTACAAATCCGGAGCCTGGAGATCGACGCTTGAAACAGGACTCCTGCCTTGCCTACTGGACAGCTCCATTTCAAAAAGAAGAGACATGAAACCACCGACAAGCCTCTCTATCGTTATCGAATGGGAGAATGCGGTGCTCGCCGGCGACGAGAGAGGAAAGGGTGCGCTCCTCAGACTCGCTCACGAAATTCGTACATTCGGCAAGCACCGAAGGGTCGAGGTCATCGTGGTCTACTATCCTGGCGATGTCGATCCTGTCCCATTGACGCAATTAGTGAGCGACGCATTTCCTCACGGGATGGCCCGGCTATTAACCTGTGACTCGGGAGACTATTACGAATTAAAGAATGCGGGAGCGAAAACCGCCACGGGCGATATCGTCGCATTTTCAGACAGCGACACCCATGTGGAAGAAGGATGGCTGCGACAACTCATCGATCCGTTCTCCGATCCTCGCATCGCCGCCGTGGCAGGCAATTCGTACATTGAATCCTCAACGTTGCTCGGCAAAGCATTCGGCGCGTTCTGGTTTTTCCCTTCCCGAACGAAGTCAGCGCGGCTTGAGCCGGCGAAAGGAATCTTTGCCAATAATTTTGCGGTCCGCCGTGACATATTCGGCAGGCTTCCCTTCCAACCTATCCCTGGCACGAATCGCGGGGCCTGCGTCCGCTGGCGCGAACGCATGTCCGACGCGAATCTCACGATAGTTCAAAACCCACTGGCGAGAACGGCCCACCCACCCCCAAACGGCGGAACTCATTTTTTCATTCGCGCCTTGACTCACGGGCGCGATGCCATCCTCCTTGCGCGCGACCAAGGTCGCCCCCTTGAGAGCGGCGTTTTCGGAACGCTGCTGCGGTTCGTGCTCAACTTCGCACGAACGACGATCACCCCCTGGACTCGCCGGGCGGATCTCGGGTTGAGAGCATGGGAGATCGTCCCTGTCCTCTTGATTGGATACGTCTACTATGGCACCTATTTCGCCGGGGAGGTCCTGACGTTTCTCCGACCAGAATGGATGAGGCGACGGTTCAGAATTTAG
- a CDS encoding hypothetical protein (Evidence 4 : Unknown function but conserved in other organisms; MaGe:77308524) — MELINKSDAEILAIADPIMDNLMGASTVIDHARHVRDFTDRLKAIVTKDYLEQVCRQYQSEKGFFGLRTAVAIFRRPHSIAIVWKQQFTDSPGDYVAEMVLVQQGSRYLVDHVFVL; from the coding sequence ATGGAACTGATCAACAAATCAGACGCGGAAATTCTGGCGATTGCCGACCCAATCATGGACAATCTCATGGGGGCTTCGACCGTCATCGACCATGCCCGCCATGTCCGGGACTTTACTGATCGCTTGAAAGCGATCGTGACGAAAGACTACCTGGAGCAGGTCTGCCGGCAGTACCAAAGCGAGAAGGGGTTCTTCGGACTCAGAACCGCCGTTGCCATTTTCCGTCGCCCTCACTCCATCGCCATTGTCTGGAAGCAGCAGTTCACCGACTCTCCCGGCGACTACGTCGCTGAAATGGTCTTGGTCCAGCAAGGCTCACGCTACCTCGTCGATCACGTTTTTGTGCTCTGA
- a CDS encoding Transcriptional activator of maltose regulon, MalT (MaGe:77308519), which produces MAKRIPTLAKLTTPRLHAVLCRERLFTLLQDQCDHYPLIWVSGPPGSGKTSLIASYLTKRKHRTLWYHLDPGDADLAAFFYYLAQAAQGAAGRKKLRLPALTPEFMADVPGFTRRFMRELWSKLPLPAALVLDNYQELPIEAPLHKILPIALAEFPQGAALIAISRGDVPEPFTRELVHNGVAHVRWEDLQLTFEETASLAGSGSDIDEHTLRSLHAKANGWVAGTILMLEQMKTNQTWNTPIPSETKTDVFHYFAEQVFMRMDSSTQEVLMRIALLPWVTGPMADEVSEHSGAAQIIRDLYQRGLFVDRRADAQVRYRYHDLFRDFLLDRCHVHFDGETQHSLKRIAAQVAERHGQHDTAVALYAETTSWDDLSRLICELAEALLSQGRNQTLQGYVGQLPTAEREKRPWLLYWSGISRLVFDPINARTDLEHAYLLFEVSNQDIAGRLLASGGIIESYYGYGDDMAPTIAWGDRIHQLLQQHKGFPSLAIEARVLMNLQGLIFACPYHPLIQEIEQSLSRTLHALDDPATRVGVAVAFMNLMIWRGHLAQMHQTLHDLTAQSGQTALPPAHLVTWKVMEAHHAWATGNFSHATAAFDEALHIADTFGILVFRPLVLSCQLFLALVIGDHADGETRARMIFAENFRHSGLTIGQSQLQSAGVALLRGDGFAALAHASAALETLAPRCLPLFTCNCLMGLAKVLIELSQCEEARTRLGEALDLARAMRSPWLESMCLLTLAYTYFREGQIELVNTPLRTGLGIASRHDFVVLDFWWRPKVMAELLAHALEANIEVEYVRSIIRRRGLLAPFDGMKHWPYPVKITTLGRFEVMIDDVPLATTGKTQRKPLELLKYLCAAGPHGANQELIEEALWPDADGEAANQAFRTTLHRLRKLLRHEDAVQLTDRHASIDLSLVSLDHIGFERTAQSVDRTDTLALEQTLALYRGHFLQGEMAAWALPVRERLRARFLNLTEQLGALLEERDDMSNAALKYLHALEVEPVAEVMCRRVMMTYVRLGRRSEAISVYQRFSQALRTKLGVLPTPETISLYDTIAKP; this is translated from the coding sequence ATGGCCAAGCGTATTCCCACGCTCGCTAAACTTACCACCCCGCGCCTCCATGCTGTTTTGTGTCGCGAGCGACTGTTCACGCTCCTCCAGGATCAGTGCGATCACTATCCACTTATCTGGGTGTCTGGTCCTCCTGGATCGGGAAAAACTTCGCTCATTGCAAGTTATCTCACGAAGCGAAAACATCGAACCCTGTGGTATCACCTTGATCCGGGTGATGCGGACCTCGCGGCATTCTTTTACTACCTCGCACAGGCAGCTCAGGGCGCAGCCGGGCGGAAGAAGCTTCGATTACCAGCGTTGACGCCGGAATTTATGGCGGATGTGCCGGGATTCACGAGACGGTTTATGCGGGAACTCTGGTCGAAACTTCCCCTGCCAGCTGCGTTGGTCCTCGACAATTATCAAGAACTGCCGATAGAGGCACCTCTCCACAAGATACTCCCCATTGCACTCGCCGAGTTTCCGCAGGGAGCAGCTCTCATTGCTATTAGCCGTGGAGATGTGCCTGAGCCGTTTACAAGGGAACTGGTCCACAACGGAGTGGCCCACGTTAGGTGGGAGGATTTGCAGCTCACGTTTGAAGAGACCGCTTCGTTGGCAGGATCTGGATCGGACATCGATGAACATACTCTCCGATCTCTGCATGCCAAAGCCAATGGCTGGGTAGCCGGCACCATCCTAATGTTGGAACAGATGAAGACGAATCAAACGTGGAATACACCCATTCCGTCCGAAACAAAAACCGACGTCTTTCACTACTTCGCAGAACAAGTGTTCATGCGCATGGATTCTTCCACGCAAGAAGTGCTGATGCGCATAGCACTGCTCCCATGGGTCACAGGACCTATGGCTGATGAGGTCAGCGAGCATTCAGGCGCAGCCCAGATCATTCGCGATTTGTACCAACGGGGCCTGTTTGTGGATCGCCGTGCCGATGCACAGGTGCGCTATCGATATCATGACCTGTTTAGAGATTTCCTTCTCGATCGATGCCACGTTCACTTCGACGGAGAAACACAGCACAGTCTCAAGCGCATCGCCGCACAAGTGGCTGAGCGGCACGGGCAACACGATACGGCTGTCGCGCTTTATGCGGAGACGACGTCTTGGGATGATCTCAGTCGGCTGATTTGCGAGCTAGCCGAGGCGCTGCTCTCTCAGGGACGAAACCAAACACTGCAAGGATACGTCGGACAGCTCCCGACAGCCGAACGCGAGAAGCGGCCTTGGCTACTCTATTGGTCGGGGATCAGTCGACTAGTATTCGATCCCATCAACGCTCGAACAGACTTGGAGCACGCCTATCTACTCTTTGAAGTCTCCAATCAAGACATCGCTGGGCGACTGCTCGCAAGCGGCGGCATCATCGAGTCGTATTACGGGTATGGGGATGATATGGCTCCCACAATTGCCTGGGGAGACCGGATTCACCAACTGCTCCAGCAGCATAAGGGATTCCCTTCACTGGCGATTGAGGCGAGGGTTCTGATGAATCTGCAGGGCCTTATCTTTGCCTGTCCATATCATCCGCTGATTCAGGAGATCGAACAATCCCTCTCCCGCACCCTACATGCGCTGGATGACCCAGCCACTCGAGTTGGAGTGGCAGTCGCATTCATGAACCTGATGATATGGAGAGGACACCTCGCACAGATGCACCAGACCCTCCACGATTTGACTGCACAGAGTGGACAGACGGCCCTTCCACCCGCTCACCTCGTGACGTGGAAAGTCATGGAGGCACACCATGCGTGGGCGACAGGAAATTTCTCCCACGCGACAGCCGCATTCGATGAGGCTCTCCACATCGCGGATACGTTCGGCATTCTGGTGTTTAGGCCACTGGTACTATCCTGCCAGCTCTTTCTCGCATTGGTGATCGGAGATCATGCAGACGGCGAAACACGCGCACGTATGATCTTTGCCGAAAACTTCCGTCACTCAGGGCTCACCATCGGACAATCTCAGCTTCAATCCGCTGGGGTTGCACTCCTTCGTGGTGATGGATTCGCTGCCCTGGCTCATGCCTCAGCCGCGCTTGAAACACTCGCGCCACGCTGCTTGCCGCTCTTCACCTGCAATTGTCTCATGGGGCTCGCCAAGGTACTGATTGAACTGAGTCAGTGCGAGGAGGCTCGGACACGCCTCGGTGAGGCGCTCGACCTGGCGCGAGCTATGCGCAGCCCGTGGCTTGAATCAATGTGTCTCCTAACATTGGCCTATACATATTTTCGCGAAGGCCAAATAGAATTGGTCAATACGCCTCTGCGAACAGGGTTGGGCATCGCCAGCCGTCATGACTTTGTGGTGTTAGACTTTTGGTGGCGACCGAAAGTGATGGCGGAACTCTTGGCGCATGCCTTAGAGGCGAACATCGAGGTCGAATACGTCCGCAGCATCATCCGTCGCCGTGGTCTACTGGCACCATTTGACGGGATGAAACACTGGCCCTATCCGGTGAAGATTACGACCTTGGGGCGGTTCGAGGTGATGATTGACGACGTGCCGTTGGCCACGACTGGAAAAACTCAACGCAAGCCGCTTGAACTCTTGAAATACCTCTGCGCGGCTGGACCGCACGGGGCAAATCAGGAACTCATCGAAGAGGCCTTATGGCCGGATGCGGACGGCGAAGCTGCGAATCAGGCTTTTCGGACGACACTGCACCGACTCCGAAAGCTCTTGCGCCATGAGGATGCCGTGCAACTCACCGATCGGCATGCCTCGATTGACCTATCGCTGGTATCGCTAGATCACATAGGGTTTGAGCGCACGGCTCAGAGCGTCGATCGTACAGATACGCTGGCTCTTGAGCAAACACTTGCCCTCTATCGTGGCCATTTCCTGCAAGGTGAAATGGCTGCCTGGGCCTTGCCAGTTCGAGAACGATTGCGCGCACGGTTCCTTAATCTGACCGAACAGCTGGGCGCACTTTTGGAAGAGCGAGATGACATGAGTAACGCGGCGCTGAAATATCTTCATGCCCTTGAAGTGGAGCCAGTGGCGGAAGTGATGTGCCGGCGCGTGATGATGACCTACGTGCGCCTAGGGCGTCGATCCGAGGCCATCAGCGTGTACCAGCGATTCAGCCAGGCACTACGAACAAAACTCGGTGTTCTCCCAACTCCAGAAACGATCTCCCTCTACGATACCATCGCGAAACCCTGA